The window GCCGACGCCCCGCGTACCCGTAAACAAGTAAGCGTGGTGCAATCGGTTGTGATCAAGCGCATTGATCAGCGCACGCAGAACGTGCTCCTGGCCCACCATTTCGCGGAAATTAGCGGGTCGCCACTTGCGCGCAAGAACCTGATAGCTCATTGAAGTTGAAATATCTCGCGTTATTAAAAGCAGGGCATTATACCCGTGAAGCGTATTTTTTATCGAGGCGCGATTTAGAACCTCGATCTTGCTCTTTTCTTGTACACCCTGACGAGTGCAACTGAATTCCGCCAGGCATCCCCTGGGTACCCCAGCCGCGCACTGAAACTATCACAAAATCGTAACAAGACGGGCCGCGAACCTAACTAGACTTAGAACGGAAAACTATTTCTCCGACATATCTTAATAACCGAGTTGATGTATTTATGCTGGGATTGAGTTACTTTCGTGTAACACACAAACTGTTGATTCTCACACTACTGCCAATTGTTGTTCTGGGCGGAATTTCCTTCACCGCTATGCGTGACGCCGAACAGGACCTGACCCACTCTGAAGCCGTGGTTGCCGCGCATTTCATGCAACTGAACGCGATTACCGCGATCGACCGCAGCTTATCCGAAAATGTTCTCGATACAGCCCATAAAACGCGGGCTGGGATGATGCTTTGGAGCGAGACCCGCAGCGCGATCAACCAGGCCAAGGACGTTATTGCTCTGCACTGGCCGGAATTACCTAACGCCCCCGAGCTGGCGGTAGAACTCGCGCCGAACGACCAGCAGAAACAGGCTCTGCAACGTATTTTGGCCCGTTTAGATAACCTGGTAACACAAGAATCCGGTTACGAGATGGGAAACTTTATCGATTTGGAGCTGTATGCAGAGATTGATCCGGTGCTCGCCTGGCTGCGGTCGCTGAACGGCCACTTGTCCGCGGCAACCATGGCGGACTTTCAAGCAAAGCACGAGCAATCCCGCCGCCATCACCAGACCCTTAACCTGATTCTAGCCTCGGCGATTTTAGTTATTCTGCTGATATCCGCAGCCGTGCTGAACTCGATTCGCACTCCGGTGGCCATTGCTCGAGAGGCGATGAGGAGGGTGAGCGACGAAGCGGACTTATCAGTGCGCATGCAGGTGGCCAATCACGACGAGTTTGCCGATATTGCTGCGGACTTCAATACGATGATGGCGACAACCGCAACCCTTATCAATAAATCAAAGGGCGTTGCAAGCAACCTCACCACAACCGCAAACGAACTCAAGACTACCAGCGAGCAAGCCCTTGAAAAGTCGCACTACACCCGCAGCGAGCTTACTCAAGCTGCAAACACCGCGCAGGAAATGAGCGAATCGGTAAACTCGATAGAACATTTTTGCCGGAGCGCGGCCGAGTCCAGCCAGCAAGCCAACGCCCACGCAGCGAAAAACGTCGAGGTCATGAAGGCCTCTACGGCGCAAATTACAACTCTGTCCAACGATATTAATCACTCGGTGGAGTACATCGAGTCGTTACTTGAGCACAACAAGCAAATTGGTGGCATGGTGCTGGTGATCAAAGCGGTTGCGGAACAGACGAATCTGTTGGCGCTCAACGCTGCAATCGAGGCCGCTCGCGCAGGTGAGCAGGGTCGCGGGTTTGCCGTTGTTGCAGACGAAGTACGTGCCCTGGCCAAGCGAACCCAGGAATCCACAGTGAGCATTGAGGAGATCATTTCTCAAATTCAAGGCACCACCGACGACATCGCCAATCGCATTCACGCCAATGCGGCGTTCGCCACCCAATGCGCCGAAACAATCGCCGCTTCAGAGCGCGAACTTTCTGAGGTGATGACCTCCATCGCTGACGTGCTGCAGCAAAACGAAGGTATTGCACAGAACGTGACAGAGCAGGCCGCGCGAACGGAACGGGTCGCGCAGAGCCTTCGCCTGGTGGCAGAGTTTGCTGAACAAAGCACAACCAGCTTCGACAATACTGCGCAACTTACCAATTCAGTATTCGATATGGCCGCTGAGCTGCAAACGGAGATTTCGCATTTTCAGTAGGCTAGAACAACTCCGACCGAAAGTACGCTGGCGGGCGAACATCTGCCACTTCAAACGTGACCGTGGTGGTGTAAACGTTGCCGTAGGTGTCACGCGTGGTGATGTACGCAAGGTGGGCGCCGTCGGCGAGGTCTTTCGGTATTGATAGCGACCAAAGATGGGTAGATGACTGAGCCCACATCCAGCCAGGCTCAGGGCGTGGATCGGCGATACCTGCGCGCTCGCCGTTATACAACTCAAAGCTCTGCGACCGCTCGCTGCCGGACATGCTCTTTGCCGCGTAGCGAAAAACATACATCTGCTTTTTCAGTGCCGCGGGGTCCAGAGTGACTAACCGCCCTTCGCCCTCACCTGCTTGAGTTCGCTGCGCCTCAACCGGTTCCAGGTCATCGATCTGAACCCAGACTTGTGATTCCTTGGAGCCGTTCCACACATTGATGGTGAGAGCGGTGCCCTGCTCAAGATCGCGGTGAGTCAGGATCCGGGTATCGGGTAAATCGTTGATATTGACCGGAGGTACAACCGTACGACTTTCCGGTGAAGCCTCGGCCCAACTTTTGAGTGCGTTGTACCAGCTCATGAACGAAGGCGACAGGAAATCCACCGACATCTGTTCATCCGCAGGCTTATTAGCGGCCTTGAATTTCGATTTGAACTGGTTGCCGTGAAACTCAAATATTAAATACCCACGCGGTGCGCCCAGTCGCTGAATACTCATCGGCAGGTTGTACTCGTCGAAATCGCCAGACCACCAGGACCCAGAGGTAGCGCCAGTGACAATAAGGGGGAACGGTGGGGCAGCGACACCCACCGCATCCTTCCAGCCGGCGTAGCGCTCACCCGCGACAAAGTTTTCCAGGGTGTGCGTATGGCCGCTCAAACCCACCGCAGGCCGATTTCCAATTAAATCAAACAGCGCCTTCGCATTGTCGGTTTGGTGGACAGGAGACTCCATCACGTTAAACGACACGAGCGGAATGTGCATGTTCAGCACAATTAAGGTATCCGAGTCGACCCGTTCCAGATCATTCGCAAGCCACTGCATTTGTGCGGCATCAATAACGCCATTGTAGGTCGGCTTGGACTCTGGGTTAGCGCATTCAGGTCGACGGCCATCGGCATTGTCCTGCGGTGTGCATGGGTAGCGCACGTTATCGAGCACCACGAAATGGACATCACCATAATCAAATGAATAGTAGGTCGGCCCCCACTCACGCTTAAAGGTATCGAATGAGTGTGAATCGTCGGTCGCATCCAGATCCAGATCGTGGTTCCCCGCCACAAAATACTGGGGTATCCCGGCGGCGCTCATCAGCCGTTTAAAGCGGGGAAATAACCCGAGGTCATCACCCATTACGTCGCCTTCAATCAACACGAACTCCAGGTCATCTCGCTGGGCCAGTTCGTTAGCGAGCGCATCCCGCACATAGCCTACTTCGTTGTTAGAGTATGGCTGTGGGTCACCGGAAACGGCGATCTTAAAAGCAGACAGACGACGGGTTTTCTGGAGCGGAAAATTGATTTCCATCGGTTGCGAGCCGGTCGGTGCCAAGCCACCGAATCGCAGTGGTGGTGAACCCTGAGGTCGATGGTGATAAAAAAACTGCGGAACGTTATGTTCATTCACTGGCACACGATAGCCGGAAGGCTGGGTAATAAACACGGTAAAATCGCTGAGCCCACTTGCAGCGGCGGGCAGTTGATACCGCCCTTTTTTGTCGGTACTTACAACCTCATAGCCATTGGACACACTAACTCCGGTCAGACCGCGCTCACCCTTGTCCTTGCGACCATTTTCGTTTTTGTCCACGAAGACGTAACCCTCTATATACGGTCGCGTCGCGGGGCCATTTTCCGCCCCGCGTAAATCAACCGTGGCGCGATAGAGCTTTGCCGCTGGCCGCTGCATCCAGCTCCCGGAATTTTCTGCGTTACACAATGGGGTTAGCGTTAATCCGATGAGTACGAGATAGTTGCAAAATTTCATAAATTTCCCTGGGGCTATGTTTAATGGCCAACACCCGTGTGCGTGTGGCAGGCGCGGTGGCCGGGTCTATGCGAAAAGCTGCGTACATGACATTGCAGAAGCAAATATGCGGCCTTGTTGGGGAATGCCTGTGGAACCGGTATACGGACTGCGGAATGTTATTCCCCAGTAAAACCGATTTACTTAACGATTTTTTGACAACTTGGCACTGTAGAGCGGGTTTAGCGCAATAAGGTTATATTTTGTGCGCCCATGTAAAGAAACTGGCCTAACGGGCTGCTTGAGATTGCTTCCGGTTTAAACTAAAAATGATATACGCGCCATATGGCGCCAAATTCTTTTTTGGAAGTACAATGAGTAATGTTGTTGACTTGTCTCAGGTCCGAGAGAATCACTACGGACGGCGCGCAAAAATATCGACTTCGCTTAAGCGACTAAGCCGCGATAATCGCAAACGTCTGCTGGGTTCTTATCCGTACATGCGATTCTGGTTGCATCAATTGGATGCACACTACTACGCCCATTTTTTACGTTTGCACCTCGGTCTGCGCGAATCTTTAGAACAGCAGATAACGCTTGCCGGAGAGCAATTTGCGGTCATTAACCAATTTGATCACCACGCGAAGCTCTTCTCGGCAGCAAACTACTTGCCGTCGGACTACCAAAAATCACAATTAATTCTTGCGGATCTGGAAAAGCTTGACGCTAAGCTCGCTGATGACTACCACCTCCCCCTGCAGGCGGAGCGGCTGATCAGCTACATGGAGCGGGCCAGCGATGTTTATTCCATCGCCTTGCTGGGCGTGCTTTACATGCTGGAAGAACAGCTGAGCTTTGCGGCACCGGCGCTGTTGAGTGGCTTGCGAAACAATGGTGTCGACACCAGCAAGGCCTGCAGTTACCTTCATCACCACTGCGGAAACAGGCCCAGCCTATGGCGCTTTTTGCGATCACTGGATAGCATCACCGACTTCCAAACGCAGGCGAACGTCACCATCGCGGCCACGGTTACTTACGAAATACATCGAGAGATGCTCGCACCGCGCACATTCCGCCAGAGCGTTCAACGAAACGTTCGTCGCAATGAATGGTTGCCATTAGCCTAAAACGACACCTCCGCAACACCTTCACGCTGTCCCTCCTGCACACCACTAAATCCGGTCAGCGTGTAGCCAATCTGCCTCTAGAACGTTGCCCCCTTCAGAAGACCAATTGCTAAATGGTTGGTGTACTTTTCCGGCCCTAAAATTTGGTCTTCAAGCCTGCTTATTGCAGCTAACGCTGCCCCACAACCCCGGACTTGATCAACCATTCGCACCTGATTTTCGCAAAATCAATCGGTACGATTTACATAATCTGCAACTTCAGTTGGCGCATTGTGGCTCGTTTTGACTACACTTAACTTATTGCCGAATGGAAGTTTGGAGTACCTGAGACCTCAGCTTTAGGTATGAGAACTTTACTAGAAGGACTTCGCCCGCCGCACGCTGTATCGCCCCCTTGGGAGCGGCACCTATCAAAGGACCGATGCAGTTACGGGTTTCAACAACGAATGTTTATGACCCCAGACCCCAATTCAACTTTCACCACCAAGTTCAGCGACCCGACCGCCATTGCGCTGCAGCCGCTACCCGATCATCAAGAAACTCGACTTAAGGCTTTCCGCTCGCTCCAGGCTGGCGCAGTCGGATTTGCTGTGCTCTGGGTGATAGCAGGTCTCAGCGCTAGTTACTCCCTGCTAACAGGGAACCTGGGTGAAGAGCTGACACGAGCGCAAACCAAAGTTGATTTGGAAGCACAATTTATCTCGCAAATTGTCGCCAAGGAAATAAACACAGCAGAGCACCTTGCGTCTGCGCTCTCCCATGAAGAGCGCATTTTAAGCAGCACAGGGGAAATGGACAGCAACCTGCATCTCGATAAGGTGCCGGTCAGCGAGAGAAGCGCGCATCTAACTACCATTCCTGAAGTTAACGGTCTTAACAATATGCTGACGAGTATCGCCCAGGATCTCGACCTGATGGCGGTATTTGTACTTAACACTGAAGGTACGTGTATTGCCACCAGCTATTTGCCCAACGGTGTTAATACCCTGGGGTGCCTCGGCCAAAACTACACTTCCCGGCACTACTTC of the Teredinibacter turnerae T7901 genome contains:
- a CDS encoding methyl-accepting chemotaxis protein — protein: MLGLSYFRVTHKLLILTLLPIVVLGGISFTAMRDAEQDLTHSEAVVAAHFMQLNAITAIDRSLSENVLDTAHKTRAGMMLWSETRSAINQAKDVIALHWPELPNAPELAVELAPNDQQKQALQRILARLDNLVTQESGYEMGNFIDLELYAEIDPVLAWLRSLNGHLSAATMADFQAKHEQSRRHHQTLNLILASAILVILLISAAVLNSIRTPVAIAREAMRRVSDEADLSVRMQVANHDEFADIAADFNTMMATTATLINKSKGVASNLTTTANELKTTSEQALEKSHYTRSELTQAANTAQEMSESVNSIEHFCRSAAESSQQANAHAAKNVEVMKASTAQITTLSNDINHSVEYIESLLEHNKQIGGMVLVIKAVAEQTNLLALNAAIEAARAGEQGRGFAVVADEVRALAKRTQESTVSIEEIISQIQGTTDDIANRIHANAAFATQCAETIAASERELSEVMTSIADVLQQNEGIAQNVTEQAARTERVAQSLRLVAEFAEQSTTSFDNTAQLTNSVFDMAAELQTEISHFQ
- a CDS encoding calcineurin-like phosphoesterase C-terminal domain-containing protein; amino-acid sequence: MKFCNYLVLIGLTLTPLCNAENSGSWMQRPAAKLYRATVDLRGAENGPATRPYIEGYVFVDKNENGRKDKGERGLTGVSVSNGYEVVSTDKKGRYQLPAAASGLSDFTVFITQPSGYRVPVNEHNVPQFFYHHRPQGSPPLRFGGLAPTGSQPMEINFPLQKTRRLSAFKIAVSGDPQPYSNNEVGYVRDALANELAQRDDLEFVLIEGDVMGDDLGLFPRFKRLMSAAGIPQYFVAGNHDLDLDATDDSHSFDTFKREWGPTYYSFDYGDVHFVVLDNVRYPCTPQDNADGRRPECANPESKPTYNGVIDAAQMQWLANDLERVDSDTLIVLNMHIPLVSFNVMESPVHQTDNAKALFDLIGNRPAVGLSGHTHTLENFVAGERYAGWKDAVGVAAPPFPLIVTGATSGSWWSGDFDEYNLPMSIQRLGAPRGYLIFEFHGNQFKSKFKAANKPADEQMSVDFLSPSFMSWYNALKSWAEASPESRTVVPPVNINDLPDTRILTHRDLEQGTALTINVWNGSKESQVWVQIDDLEPVEAQRTQAGEGEGRLVTLDPAALKKQMYVFRYAAKSMSGSERSQSFELYNGERAGIADPRPEPGWMWAQSSTHLWSLSIPKDLADGAHLAYITTRDTYGNVYTTTVTFEVADVRPPAYFRSELF